One genomic segment of Streptomyces sp. NBC_00239 includes these proteins:
- a CDS encoding SCO family protein — MRTTRVTAAALAAAAALTLAACSSDTGKDSSVAVVSTPSKTTGGTVIDRPFAKPDMVLTDSHGKKFNLREQTKGKPTLLYFGYTHCPDVCPLTMGNIASAKKALPKADQDRLQVVFVTTDPDRDTPASLDKWLKAQDPSFIGLTGDFKTIQAGARTMGIGIEAAKKEADGSVVSMHGAQVIAFSPKTDEGYVLYGEDTTVDDYAKDLPKIIKGENP; from the coding sequence ATGCGCACCACACGTGTGACAGCCGCCGCCCTCGCGGCGGCGGCTGCACTCACCCTCGCCGCCTGCAGCAGCGACACCGGCAAGGACTCGTCGGTCGCCGTCGTCAGCACCCCGTCCAAGACCACGGGGGGAACCGTCATCGACCGGCCCTTCGCCAAGCCGGACATGGTCCTGACGGACTCCCACGGCAAGAAGTTCAACCTGCGCGAGCAGACCAAGGGCAAGCCGACGCTCCTCTACTTCGGCTACACCCACTGCCCCGACGTCTGCCCGCTGACCATGGGCAACATCGCCTCCGCGAAGAAGGCACTCCCCAAGGCGGACCAGGACCGGCTCCAGGTCGTCTTCGTCACCACCGACCCGGACCGGGACACCCCCGCCTCCCTCGACAAATGGCTCAAGGCCCAGGACCCGTCCTTCATCGGACTGACCGGGGACTTCAAAACCATCCAGGCCGGCGCCCGCACCATGGGCATCGGCATCGAGGCCGCCAAGAAGGAAGCCGACGGCAGCGTCGTCTCCATGCACGGCGCCCAGGTCATCGCGTTCTCCCCGAAAACCGACGAGGGCTACGTCCTGTACGGCGAGGACACCACAGTCGACGACTACGCCAAGGACCTGCCGAAGATCATCAAGGGAGAGAACCCGTGA
- a CDS encoding copper resistance CopC/CopD family protein, with product MTATAPAPAPAAPLLRLLLVLAALLGTLLAAAAPASAHAALTASDPKDGAVVATGPAQVSLSFSEQVALGDDSIRVMDPAGKRVDTGELRNLCEGSLVKHAVVLHSGLPNGTYTVAWQAVSADSHPISGAFTFSIGAPSKTSVVLPDQAAGGGPVGLAYGIARYVAYAGFILLVGGAAFVLLCWRRGAGIRAVQRVVLYGWAALTAATLTMLVLRTPYTGSGKFADAFDLTGLQAVLETKTGASLVSRLLLLGAAALFVAVLFGAYARRQAADAAAGTPHAGGVTATVDGDSPTRDETSDLTFGLAIGGTVVAGGIAATWALSEHASTGIQPGIAMPVDIFHLLAVAAWLGGLVTLLVALYRVPDLERAAVQRFSKVAFASVIVLVATGIYQSWRQLGTWSALTGTDYGKLLIVKVGLIVVLVGVAYVSRQWTARLGAAPAAVEIVTQRVSRETSPEAEAKAEAEAEAEAKASAEAEPAAALATEPEPAPEPEPVTVPEDPQDPQGPQDPKRAAQLARQRAAQATALEKKTRDADPDRAGLRRSVLAEAAVAVVLLAVATTLTSTEPGRAAEQETGRGSAGAPAVPNRPIKITLPFDTGGEDGKGTARLQLDPGRTGSNTLHLWLDRPNGKPLDAPEVKVSFTLPAKDVGPLPLVPDHAGSGHWTSSGVQLPLAGTWRIDVTVRTSDIDQTTVNKNVKIG from the coding sequence ATGACGGCCACCGCCCCCGCCCCCGCGCCTGCGGCACCGCTCCTGCGGCTGCTGCTGGTCCTCGCCGCCCTGCTGGGCACGCTGCTCGCCGCGGCCGCACCGGCCTCGGCGCACGCCGCGCTGACCGCGAGCGACCCCAAGGACGGGGCGGTGGTCGCCACGGGCCCCGCCCAGGTCAGCCTCTCGTTCTCCGAACAGGTCGCCCTCGGTGACGATTCGATCCGGGTCATGGACCCGGCCGGAAAGCGTGTCGACACCGGCGAACTGCGCAACCTGTGCGAAGGATCGCTCGTCAAGCACGCGGTCGTGCTCCACTCCGGACTGCCCAACGGCACCTACACGGTGGCCTGGCAGGCCGTGTCCGCGGACAGCCACCCCATCTCGGGCGCCTTCACCTTCTCCATCGGCGCCCCCTCCAAGACCTCCGTCGTCCTGCCCGACCAGGCAGCGGGCGGCGGCCCGGTCGGCCTCGCCTACGGCATCGCGCGCTACGTCGCCTACGCGGGCTTCATCCTCCTGGTCGGCGGCGCCGCCTTCGTCCTGCTCTGCTGGCGGCGCGGCGCCGGCATCCGCGCCGTACAGCGCGTGGTCCTCTACGGCTGGGCCGCACTCACCGCCGCGACCCTGACCATGCTGGTGCTGCGCACCCCGTACACCGGCTCGGGGAAGTTCGCCGACGCCTTCGACCTCACCGGACTCCAGGCCGTCCTCGAAACCAAGACGGGCGCCTCGCTGGTGTCCCGACTGCTGCTGCTCGGGGCGGCCGCACTCTTCGTCGCCGTACTGTTCGGCGCCTACGCCAGGCGCCAGGCGGCCGACGCCGCGGCAGGCACCCCGCACGCCGGAGGCGTGACGGCCACCGTGGACGGAGACTCCCCTACCCGCGACGAAACCAGCGACCTGACCTTCGGGCTCGCCATCGGAGGCACCGTCGTGGCCGGCGGAATCGCCGCCACCTGGGCGCTGTCCGAACACGCCTCCACCGGCATCCAGCCCGGCATCGCCATGCCCGTCGACATCTTCCACCTGCTCGCGGTCGCCGCGTGGCTCGGCGGCCTCGTCACACTCCTCGTCGCCCTCTACCGGGTGCCCGACCTCGAACGGGCCGCGGTCCAGCGGTTCTCCAAGGTCGCTTTCGCGAGCGTGATCGTCCTCGTGGCGACCGGCATCTACCAGTCCTGGCGCCAGCTCGGCACCTGGTCCGCCCTGACGGGCACCGACTACGGCAAGCTCCTGATCGTCAAGGTCGGACTGATCGTCGTGCTCGTGGGCGTCGCGTACGTGTCGAGGCAGTGGACGGCACGGCTGGGGGCGGCCCCCGCCGCGGTCGAGATCGTCACGCAGCGTGTTTCACGTGAAACATCGCCCGAGGCCGAGGCAAAGGCCGAGGCGGAGGCGGAGGCGGAGGCCAAGGCGTCGGCCGAGGCGGAGCCCGCAGCCGCACTCGCAACCGAGCCCGAACCCGCACCCGAGCCCGAACCGGTCACCGTCCCCGAGGACCCGCAGGACCCGCAGGGCCCGCAGGACCCCAAGAGGGCCGCCCAACTGGCCCGGCAGCGCGCCGCCCAGGCCACCGCCCTGGAGAAGAAGACCCGCGACGCCGACCCCGACCGGGCCGGACTGCGCCGCTCGGTCCTCGCCGAGGCCGCCGTCGCCGTCGTACTCCTCGCCGTGGCCACCACCCTGACCAGCACCGAGCCGGGCCGGGCCGCCGAACAGGAGACCGGCAGGGGCAGCGCCGGAGCGCCCGCGGTGCCCAACCGGCCCATCAAGATCACCCTGCCCTTCGACACCGGCGGCGAGGACGGCAAGGGCACCGCCCGACTCCAGCTGGACCCCGGCCGGACCGGGTCCAACACCCTGCACCTGTGGCTGGACCGGCCCAACGGCAAGCCGCTGGACGCCCCGGAAGTGAAGGTCTCCTTCACCCTGCCCGCCAAGGACGTCGGCCCCCTGCCACTCGTCCCCGACCACGCGGGCAGCGGCCACTGGACCTCCTCCGGCGTCCAGCTGCCGCTGGCCGGCACCTGGCGGATCGACGTGACCGTCCGGACCTCCGACATCGACCAGACCACCGTCAACAAGAACGTGAAGATCGGCTGA
- a CDS encoding YcnI family copper-binding membrane protein has protein sequence MKISRVPVAAALAAGSVLLLAGPAFAHVSVQPGQAEKGGYATINFKVPNERDKASTTKLEVSFPADHPLASVMPQDVPGWTVEVTKSKLAKPLNLHGKQITEAVTKVTWTGGKIAPGRFQQFPLSVGQLPEDADQMVFKAIQTYDNNEVVRWIEETKEGAEEPQNPAPVLKLTEASGEGHHGGATGGKDADSAKNQDAKNDRHDDEKAEAAGSDTTARALGITGIVVGAAGVAFGVASRRRSS, from the coding sequence ATGAAGATCTCTCGCGTACCCGTCGCCGCCGCCCTGGCCGCCGGATCCGTCCTGCTGCTCGCCGGCCCCGCCTTCGCACACGTCAGCGTGCAGCCGGGCCAGGCCGAGAAGGGCGGCTACGCCACCATCAACTTCAAGGTCCCCAACGAGCGCGACAAGGCGTCGACCACCAAGCTGGAGGTCAGCTTCCCGGCCGACCACCCGCTCGCGTCCGTCATGCCGCAGGACGTGCCCGGCTGGACCGTCGAGGTCACCAAGAGCAAGCTCGCCAAGCCGCTCAACCTCCACGGCAAGCAGATCACCGAAGCCGTCACCAAGGTGACCTGGACCGGCGGAAAGATCGCCCCCGGCCGCTTCCAGCAGTTCCCGCTCTCCGTCGGACAGCTCCCCGAAGACGCCGACCAGATGGTCTTCAAGGCCATCCAGACGTACGACAACAACGAAGTCGTCCGCTGGATCGAGGAGACCAAGGAAGGCGCCGAGGAGCCCCAGAACCCGGCCCCCGTCCTCAAGCTGACCGAAGCCAGCGGCGAGGGCCACCACGGCGGCGCCACCGGCGGCAAGGACGCGGACTCGGCGAAGAACCAGGACGCGAAGAACGACCGCCACGACGACGAGAAGGCGGAGGCCGCGGGCTCCGACACCACCGCCCGCGCGCTCGGCATCACCGGCATCGTCGTCGGCGCCGCCGGCGTGGCCTTCGGGGTGGCCTCCCGCCGCCGCTCCTCCTGA
- a CDS encoding aminopeptidase P family protein — MAEELNPETPENPETPEEAQPKKKIKQRKNGLYPAVTDELAESMRSGWADTELHGLEPIEQAAHTATRRAALSARFPGERLVVPAGRLKTRSNDTEYPFRASTEYAYLTGDQTENGVLVLEPATEGHTATIYLLPRSNRENGEFWLSGTGELWVGRRHSLAEAEQVLGLPAQDVRELPEALKEATGPVRVVRGHDSVIETALADKVTAETDEELRVYLSEARLVKDAFEIGELQKACDSTVRGFEDVVKVLDKAEATSERYIEGTFFLRARVEGNDVGYGSICAAGAHACTLHWVRNDGAVRSGDLLLLDAGVETTTLYTADVTRTLPINGTYTDIQRKIYDAVYESQEAGIAAVQPGGKFRDFHDASQRVLAEKLVEWGLLEGPVERVLELGLQRRWTLHGTGHMLGMDVHDCAVARTESYVEGTLEPGMCLTVEPGLYFQADDLTVPEEYRGIGVRIEDDILVTEDGNRNLSAGLPRKSDEVEAWMARLKG; from the coding sequence GTGGCCGAAGAGCTCAACCCGGAGACGCCGGAGAACCCGGAAACCCCGGAAGAGGCGCAGCCCAAGAAGAAGATCAAGCAGCGGAAGAACGGCCTGTACCCGGCCGTCACCGACGAGCTTGCCGAGAGCATGCGGTCCGGCTGGGCCGACACCGAGCTGCACGGGCTGGAGCCGATCGAGCAGGCGGCGCACACCGCCACCCGCCGCGCCGCGCTGTCGGCCCGCTTCCCCGGTGAGCGCCTCGTCGTCCCCGCGGGCCGCCTCAAGACGCGCTCCAACGACACCGAGTACCCCTTCCGCGCATCGACGGAGTACGCGTACCTCACCGGCGACCAGACCGAGAACGGCGTGCTCGTCCTCGAACCCGCCACCGAGGGGCACACCGCCACGATCTACCTGCTGCCGCGCTCCAACCGCGAGAACGGCGAGTTCTGGCTCTCCGGCACCGGCGAGCTGTGGGTCGGCCGCCGCCACTCGCTGGCCGAGGCCGAGCAGGTCCTCGGGCTGCCCGCCCAGGACGTGCGCGAGCTCCCGGAGGCCCTCAAGGAGGCCACCGGCCCGGTCCGCGTGGTCCGCGGCCACGACTCCGTCATCGAGACCGCGCTGGCCGACAAGGTCACCGCCGAGACCGACGAGGAGCTGCGCGTCTACCTCTCCGAGGCCCGCCTCGTGAAGGACGCCTTCGAGATCGGCGAGCTGCAGAAGGCCTGCGACTCCACCGTCCGCGGCTTCGAGGACGTCGTGAAGGTCCTCGACAAGGCCGAGGCGACCAGCGAGCGCTACATCGAGGGCACCTTCTTCCTGCGCGCCCGCGTCGAGGGCAACGACGTCGGCTACGGCTCGATCTGCGCCGCCGGCGCCCACGCCTGCACCCTGCACTGGGTCCGCAACGACGGCGCGGTCCGCTCCGGCGACCTGCTGCTGCTCGACGCCGGCGTGGAGACCACCACCCTCTACACCGCCGACGTCACCCGCACGCTGCCCATCAACGGCACGTACACCGACATCCAGCGCAAGATCTACGACGCGGTCTACGAGTCCCAGGAAGCCGGCATCGCGGCCGTGCAGCCCGGCGGCAAGTTCCGCGACTTCCACGACGCCTCGCAGCGCGTCCTCGCCGAGAAGCTCGTCGAGTGGGGCCTCCTCGAAGGCCCGGTGGAGCGCGTCCTGGAACTCGGCCTGCAGCGCCGCTGGACCCTGCACGGCACCGGTCACATGCTCGGCATGGACGTCCACGACTGCGCCGTCGCGCGCACCGAGTCCTACGTCGAAGGCACGCTGGAGCCCGGCATGTGCCTCACGGTCGAGCCCGGTCTCTACTTCCAGGCCGACGACCTGACCGTGCCCGAGGAGTACCGCGGCATCGGCGTCCGGATCGAGGACGACATCCTCGTCACCGAGGACGGCAACCGGAACCTCTCCGCCGGCCTGCCCCGGAAGTCCGACGAGGTCGAGGCCTGGATGGCCCGCCTCAAGGGCTGA
- a CDS encoding ATP-binding protein, translating to MSIWWSLHLRREAASVPLARRLLLGTMETAGVDPEISYDLSVALTEACANAVEHGGAGADRVVADGTEAYDVTAYLDGDCCRIEVADRGPGFPAHVGSRRKPSGALRENGRGLCLIEELADHVLFRNRPGRGAVVSFDKVLKWREGALLKVS from the coding sequence ATGAGCATCTGGTGGTCTCTCCACTTGCGGCGCGAAGCAGCGAGCGTTCCGCTCGCCAGGCGGTTGCTGCTCGGGACCATGGAGACCGCGGGGGTGGACCCGGAGATCTCCTATGACCTCTCGGTGGCGCTCACCGAGGCCTGTGCGAACGCCGTGGAGCACGGTGGCGCGGGGGCGGACCGCGTGGTGGCCGACGGCACCGAGGCGTATGACGTCACCGCGTACCTGGACGGGGACTGCTGCCGGATCGAGGTGGCGGACCGGGGGCCGGGCTTTCCGGCGCACGTGGGGTCCCGGCGCAAACCGTCCGGGGCTCTGCGGGAGAACGGGCGGGGCCTGTGCCTGATCGAGGAGCTCGCCGATCACGTCCTGTTCCGCAACCGGCCCGGGCGCGGTGCGGTGGTGAGCTTCGACAAGGTCTTGAAGTGGCGTGAGGGCGCACTGTTGAAGGTGTCGTGA
- the pheA gene encoding prephenate dehydratase, which produces MSATRFTYLGPEGTFTEAALRTLPEAATRELVPMVSVPAALDAVRNGEAAAALVPIENSVEGGVTATLDELASGEALMIYREVLLKIAFALLVRPGTKLSDIKTVTGHPVAQPQVRNWLRANLPDAVWESAASNADGARLVQEGRYDAAFAGEFAAATYGLEALVTEIHDAENAETRFVLVGRPARPAAPTGADKTSVVIWLGEDHPGALLELLQEFAVRGVNLMLIQSRPTGEGIGNYCFAVDAEGHISDRRVSEALMGLKRTCPNVRFLGSYPRAGVSLPEVRAPRPGTSDGDFTAASDWLTRCLDGRG; this is translated from the coding sequence ATGTCCGCGACCCGTTTCACGTATCTCGGCCCCGAGGGCACCTTCACCGAGGCCGCCCTCCGCACGCTGCCGGAAGCCGCCACGCGCGAGCTCGTCCCCATGGTGTCGGTGCCGGCGGCACTCGACGCGGTGCGCAACGGGGAAGCCGCCGCGGCGCTCGTGCCGATCGAGAACTCGGTGGAGGGCGGGGTCACCGCGACCCTCGACGAGCTCGCGTCCGGCGAAGCGCTGATGATCTACCGCGAGGTGCTGCTGAAGATCGCGTTCGCGCTGCTGGTGCGGCCGGGCACGAAGCTGTCGGACATCAAAACGGTGACCGGGCACCCGGTGGCACAGCCGCAGGTGCGCAACTGGCTGCGGGCGAACCTCCCGGACGCCGTGTGGGAGTCGGCCGCGTCGAACGCGGACGGCGCCCGGCTGGTCCAGGAGGGCCGCTACGACGCGGCCTTCGCCGGCGAGTTCGCCGCGGCCACCTACGGCCTCGAAGCCCTCGTCACCGAGATCCACGACGCGGAGAACGCGGAGACCCGCTTCGTCCTGGTGGGCCGGCCCGCCCGGCCCGCGGCGCCCACCGGCGCCGACAAGACCTCCGTGGTCATCTGGCTCGGCGAGGACCACCCCGGTGCACTGCTGGAGCTGCTCCAGGAATTCGCGGTCCGCGGGGTGAACCTGATGCTGATCCAGTCCCGGCCGACGGGCGAGGGCATCGGCAACTACTGCTTCGCCGTGGACGCCGAGGGCCACATCTCGGACCGCCGGGTCAGCGAGGCCCTGATGGGCCTCAAGCGCACCTGCCCCAACGTCCGCTTCCTCGGCTCGTACCCGCGGGCGGGCGTGAGCCTTCCCGAGGTGCGCGCGCCGCGGCCGGGCACCTCGGACGGCGACTTCACCGCCGCCTCCGACTGGCTGACCCGCTGCCTGGACGGGCGGGGCTGA
- the efeB gene encoding iron uptake transporter deferrochelatase/peroxidase subunit, whose amino-acid sequence MTDIEISRRRLLGTVGAAGATGLALGATGGALVHSTVSDSGDPQRPAAGSLAALGATEVAFHGDHQAGITTPLQLKGHVVAFDLAPGAGRKEAAALMRRWSRTASRLMAGQPADTADTGIALDAGPCSLTVTFGFGRTFFDRTGLTARRPVALDPLPDFSSDQLDPKRSNGDLWVQIGSDDALVAFHALRAIQKDAGDAARVRWQMNGFNRSPGATGTPMTARNLMGQIDGTGNPKPQEPDFDKRIFVPETGSPDGQAWMAGGSYAVVRRIRMLLDDWEKLPLGKQEKVIGRTKADGAPLTGGTEKTEMDLDKIGPDGKAVIPANAHARISAPEQNGGAAMLRRPFSYHDGIGPDGVPDAGLLFICWQADPMRGFVPVQRKLDRGDALSAFIRHEASGLYAVPGGPRAGEFVGQRLLEA is encoded by the coding sequence GTGACCGACATCGAGATCTCCAGGCGCCGGCTGCTCGGCACCGTCGGCGCTGCCGGCGCGACCGGGCTCGCGCTCGGCGCCACCGGCGGCGCCCTGGTCCACTCCACCGTTTCCGACAGCGGCGACCCGCAACGCCCGGCCGCCGGTTCCCTCGCCGCCCTCGGGGCGACCGAGGTCGCCTTCCACGGCGACCACCAAGCGGGCATCACCACGCCGCTCCAGCTCAAGGGCCACGTCGTCGCCTTCGACCTGGCCCCCGGGGCCGGCCGCAAGGAGGCCGCGGCCCTGATGCGCCGCTGGTCGCGGACCGCGAGCCGGCTCATGGCCGGGCAGCCCGCCGACACCGCCGACACCGGGATCGCACTCGACGCCGGACCTTGCTCGCTGACCGTCACGTTCGGCTTCGGCCGCACCTTCTTCGACCGCACCGGACTGACGGCCCGCCGCCCGGTGGCACTGGATCCGCTGCCGGACTTCTCCTCCGACCAGCTCGACCCCAAGCGCAGCAACGGAGACCTGTGGGTCCAGATCGGCTCGGACGACGCCCTGGTCGCCTTCCACGCGCTGCGGGCGATCCAGAAGGACGCCGGGGACGCGGCCAGGGTCCGCTGGCAGATGAACGGCTTCAACCGCTCACCCGGCGCCACCGGCACGCCGATGACCGCCCGGAACCTGATGGGCCAGATCGACGGCACGGGCAACCCGAAGCCGCAGGAGCCCGACTTCGACAAGCGGATCTTCGTCCCCGAAACGGGCTCCCCGGACGGGCAGGCGTGGATGGCCGGCGGCTCGTACGCGGTCGTGCGCCGGATCAGGATGCTGCTCGACGACTGGGAGAAGCTGCCGCTCGGCAAGCAGGAGAAGGTCATCGGCCGCACCAAGGCCGACGGCGCACCCTTGACCGGCGGCACCGAGAAAACCGAGATGGATCTCGACAAGATCGGCCCGGACGGCAAGGCGGTCATCCCGGCCAACGCGCACGCCCGGATCTCCGCGCCCGAGCAGAACGGCGGCGCGGCGATGCTGCGCCGGCCGTTCTCGTACCACGACGGGATCGGGCCGGACGGCGTCCCGGACGCCGGTCTGCTCTTCATCTGCTGGCAGGCCGACCCGATGCGCGGCTTCGTGCCGGTCCAGCGCAAGCTCGACCGGGGGGACGCGCTGTCCGCCTTCATCCGGCACGAGGCGAGCGGCCTGTACGCCGTGCCGGGCGGCCCGCGGGCGGGCGAGTTCGTGGGGCAGCGGCTTCTCGAAGCGTGA
- a CDS encoding copper chaperone PCu(A)C has protein sequence MNRRTTTLIAAALSLTAALAISGCSSDADKDAKPDLSVSGAFMPEPLNTDMAGGFLVVKNDSGTADKLTSVTSPLSDDVQVHETKNQKMQHVKSLDVPANGELKLARGGSHIMFMGLKNKPKLGDKVAIELHFEKAGPVKVELDVKDRTHNPKNH, from the coding sequence GTGAACCGCCGCACCACCACCCTCATCGCCGCCGCACTCTCCCTGACGGCCGCACTGGCGATATCGGGCTGCTCCTCTGACGCGGACAAGGACGCCAAGCCGGACCTCTCGGTGAGCGGCGCCTTCATGCCCGAGCCCCTCAACACCGACATGGCCGGCGGCTTCCTGGTCGTCAAGAACGACTCCGGCACCGCCGACAAGCTGACGTCGGTGACCAGCCCGCTCTCGGACGACGTACAGGTCCACGAGACGAAGAACCAGAAGATGCAGCACGTCAAGTCCCTCGACGTGCCCGCCAACGGCGAACTCAAGCTGGCTCGGGGCGGCAGCCACATCATGTTCATGGGGCTGAAGAACAAGCCGAAGCTCGGCGACAAGGTCGCCATCGAGCTGCACTTCGAGAAGGCCGGCCCCGTCAAGGTCGAGCTCGACGTGAAGGACCGGACCCACAACCCGAAGAACCACTGA
- a CDS encoding HAD family hydrolase, with amino-acid sequence MSFPYRLVATDLDGTLLRGDGTVSERTREALVAATAAGAAHIIVTGRSVAWTRHILDDLEYQGLAVCGQGAQLYDAGAHRLLTSVTLDRQLAGLALAKIESEMGPVALAASRDGLDGEVLVGPGYRVQEGPLPHVFLKDTTQVWAAPLNKLYIQHPELDDDALTQAARQVVGSLVDIVMAGPGVVEILPLGLSKATGLSLAARRLRVKAAETIAFGDMPNDIPMFAWSAHGVAMANAHRELKAVADETTTSNEEDGIAVVLERLLGA; translated from the coding sequence GTGAGCTTCCCGTACCGGCTCGTCGCCACGGACCTCGACGGCACGCTCCTGCGTGGCGACGGCACGGTCTCGGAACGCACCCGTGAAGCGCTCGTCGCGGCCACCGCGGCGGGCGCGGCGCACATCATCGTCACCGGCCGGTCCGTGGCCTGGACCCGGCACATCCTCGACGATCTGGAGTACCAGGGACTCGCGGTGTGCGGCCAGGGCGCCCAGCTCTACGACGCCGGTGCGCACAGGCTGCTGACCTCGGTCACGCTGGACCGCCAGCTGGCCGGCCTGGCGCTGGCCAAGATCGAGAGCGAGATGGGTCCGGTGGCGTTGGCCGCCAGCCGTGACGGTCTGGACGGCGAAGTCCTGGTGGGCCCCGGCTACCGGGTGCAGGAAGGCCCGCTGCCGCACGTGTTCCTCAAGGACACGACGCAGGTGTGGGCGGCTCCGCTCAACAAGCTCTACATCCAGCACCCGGAACTCGACGACGACGCGCTCACCCAGGCCGCCCGCCAGGTGGTGGGCAGCCTCGTGGACATCGTGATGGCCGGCCCGGGCGTGGTGGAGATCCTCCCGCTCGGCCTGAGCAAGGCCACGGGTCTCTCGCTGGCGGCGCGGCGGCTGCGGGTGAAGGCGGCCGAGACGATCGCCTTCGGCGACATGCCCAACGACATCCCGATGTTCGCCTGGTCCGCGCACGGCGTGGCCATGGCCAACGCCCACCGTGAACTGAAGGCCGTGGCCGACGAGACCACGACCTCGAACGAAGAGGACGGCATCGCCGTCGTGCTGGAGCGCCTGCTCGGCGCCTGA
- the serS gene encoding serine--tRNA ligase → MIDLRLLREDPDRVRASQRARGEDVDLVDALLSADERRRSSGVRFDELRNEQKSLGKLIPKASPEERAELLKKAEQLKADVKSAEAEQNEADEVAKKLLLQLGNIVHPDVPVGGEEDFTVLETHGTIRDFAAEGFEPKDHLELGEALGAIDVERGAKVSGSRFYYLTGVGALLELALVNAAIAQATEAGFIPMLTPALVRPRAMEGTGFLGQAAENVYHLEKDDYYLVGTSEVPLAAYHMDEIIDADKLPLRYAGFSPCFRREAGTYGKDTRGIFRVHQFDKVEMFSYVAPDDAEAEHQRLLAWEKQWLSSLELPFQVIDVATGDLGSSASRKFDCEAWIPTQGKYRELTSASNCNGFQARRLSVRMRENVNGKSTVQPLATLNGTLCAVPRTIVAILENHQQADGSVRVPEALRPYLGGRELLEPIAK, encoded by the coding sequence GTGATTGACCTCCGGCTGCTCCGTGAAGACCCCGACCGTGTTCGCGCCTCCCAGCGTGCTCGTGGAGAGGACGTCGATCTTGTCGACGCCCTGCTCTCCGCCGATGAGCGCCGCAGGTCTTCCGGCGTGCGCTTCGACGAACTGCGCAACGAGCAGAAGTCGCTCGGCAAGCTCATCCCGAAGGCCTCTCCGGAGGAGCGGGCGGAGCTGCTGAAGAAGGCCGAGCAGCTGAAGGCCGACGTGAAGTCCGCCGAGGCCGAGCAGAACGAGGCCGACGAGGTCGCCAAGAAGCTGCTCCTGCAGCTCGGCAACATCGTCCACCCGGACGTGCCGGTCGGCGGCGAGGAGGACTTCACCGTCCTGGAGACGCACGGCACCATCCGCGACTTCGCGGCCGAGGGCTTCGAGCCCAAGGACCACCTCGAACTCGGCGAGGCGCTGGGCGCCATCGACGTCGAGCGCGGCGCCAAGGTCTCCGGCTCCCGCTTCTACTACCTCACCGGTGTCGGCGCGCTGCTGGAGCTCGCGCTCGTCAACGCGGCGATCGCCCAGGCCACCGAGGCCGGCTTCATCCCCATGCTGACCCCGGCGCTGGTCCGCCCGCGCGCCATGGAGGGCACCGGTTTCCTCGGTCAGGCCGCGGAGAACGTGTACCACCTGGAGAAGGACGACTACTACCTGGTCGGCACCTCCGAGGTCCCGCTCGCCGCGTACCACATGGACGAGATCATCGACGCCGACAAGCTGCCCCTGCGGTACGCCGGCTTCTCCCCCTGCTTCCGCCGCGAGGCGGGCACGTACGGCAAGGACACCCGCGGCATCTTCCGCGTCCACCAGTTCGACAAGGTGGAGATGTTCTCCTACGTCGCCCCCGACGACGCCGAGGCCGAGCACCAGCGTCTGCTCGCCTGGGAGAAGCAGTGGCTCAGCTCCCTGGAGCTGCCCTTCCAGGTGATCGACGTCGCCACCGGCGACCTCGGCTCCTCCGCCTCCCGCAAGTTCGACTGCGAGGCGTGGATCCCCACCCAGGGCAAGTACCGAGAGCTGACCTCCGCCTCGAACTGCAACGGCTTCCAGGCCCGCCGCCTGTCGGTGCGCATGCGCGAGAACGTCAACGGCAAGAGCACCGTGCAGCCGCTGGCGACGCTCAACGGCACGCTGTGCGCCGTGCCTCGCACCATCGTGGCCATCCTGGAGAACCACCAGCAGGCCGACGGTTCGGTCCGGGTCCCCGAGGCGCTCCGCCCCTACCTGGGCGGCCGCGAGCTGCTGGAGCCGATCGCCAAGTGA